The Maylandia zebra isolate NMK-2024a linkage group LG7, Mzebra_GT3a, whole genome shotgun sequence genome contains a region encoding:
- the LOC143419302 gene encoding uncharacterized protein LOC143419302 translates to MSRLLTAHARELETRRREAEERERRKQREVQLELERQLKEAVMIKDSMQAEMQVKEKEAEQQKKRIRELELTQQQLEVALNMEIQARLEEERARLELERLLQAEDEKRKHFQLLQEQQRTMQNLSPIQELSDGSPDEDTPSALNSASQELQDLQASRQRSHQRLEEVQERLRNASQQVRHWNIQLNRLMTPITPAERLESRLLSKPTCPKKEASNEFITKFKIRVDQNRGDDESLEHQLEAANLSDESFEAQTEVNGQI, encoded by the exons ATGagcagattacttacagct CATGCACGGGAACTGGAAACTCGCCGAAGGgaggcagaggagagagagcGGAGGAAGCAGAGGGAGGTGCAGCTGGAACTGGAAAGACAGCTGAAAGAGGctgtgatg atAAAAGACAGCATGCAGGCTGAGATGCAGGTGAAGGAAAAGGAGGCTGAACAACAGAAGAAGAGGATCAGGGAGCTGGAgctgacacagcagcagctggaagttGCCCTTAATATGGAGATCCAGGCTCggctggaggaggagagggcCAGACTGGAGCTTGAGCG GTTGCTGCAGGCTGAAGATGAAAAGAGGAAACATTTCCAGCTCCTCCAGGAGCAGCAACGTACAATGCAAAACCTCAGCCCCATACAGGAGCTGTCAGATGGCAGTCCCGATGAGGACACCCCCTCAGCCCTCAACTCTGCCTCTCAGGAGCTCCAGGATCTGCAGGCATCTCGCCAAAGAAGTCACCAGCGTCTGGAG GAGGTTCAGGAGAGGCTGAGGAATGCCAGTCAACAGGTACGGCACTGGAACATCCAGCTGAACCGACTGATGACCCCCATTACTCCTGCAG AGCGACTGGAAAGCCGGCTGTTATCAAAGCCCACATGCCCTAAAAAGGAGGCCAGTAATGAGTTCATCACTAAGTTTAAGATAAGAGTTGATCAGAATAGAGGCGATGATGAAAGTCTGGAGCATCAGTTGGAGGCTGCCAACCTGTCTGATGAATCGTTCGAGGCCCAGACAGAAGTCAACGGACAAATATGA
- the LOC143419741 gene encoding serine/threonine-protein kinase pim-1-like, which yields MKKETRKIATPADKKDSGDQDRKSRTAKRKASPEKKTPMKRRRVAEQAGPSTSSDVVKGVKRKVVQDEEDTTKKAKRAKLLDHMSGDKEQASSSLDSGKDLNNKQVCAKNGKRKATGDNRESPKKKKRNVDQDKKSVADQKREFQARYVEEHQLGEGGCGAVFSGYRIEDRFPVAIKHIPKNKVYCKVADESGKMLSVEVAIMVKLAGEAEGSVGISAPVSLLEWFDLGKELILVLERPVPAVDLQKYKAEHGRTLPEDKAKVILKQLVDAVKELEDKHIFHRDIKGENILIETGSDVPRVRIIDFGLSCFVKQRSLYRVFYGTPLHTPPEWYRRSCYRCGPTTVWQMGVVLYEALHARHFSTERFLAKKLSIKKRLSTECQNFLEACLTIAPEKRPTLEELQLHPWLR from the exons atgaaaaaggaaacaagaaaaattGCCACTCCAGCCGATAAGAAAGATTCGGGAGATCAAG atCGTAAGAGCAGGACTGCTAAAAGAAAGGCCAGTCCTGAAAAGAAGACCCCAATGAAAAGGAGGAGGGTCGCTGAGCAGGCTGGTCCTTCCACCAGCTCAGATGTGGTCAAAGGAGTGAAGCGCAAGGTTGTGCAAGATGAAGAGGACAcaacaaagaaagcaaagagGGCTAAACTTCTTGACCATATGAGCGGTGACAAGGAGCAAGCATCCTCCTCGTTGGACTCTGGTAAAG ACTTGAACAACAAACAGGTGTGCGcaaaaaatggcaaaagaaaGGCCACGGGAGACAACAGAGAGTcacccaagaaaaaaaaaaggaatgtggACCAGGACAAAAAATCAGTGGCAGACCAAAAAC GTGAATTCCAAGCCAGATATGTGGAGGAGCACCAGCTCGGAGAAGGAGGCTGCGGAGCAGTGTTTTCTGGCTACCGGATAGAAGATCGTTTTCCA GTTGCCATCAAACACATTCCCAAAAATAAAGTCTACTGCAAAGTGGCG GATGAAAGCGGGAAGATGCTCTCGGTGGAAGTGGCCATTATGGTTAAACTTGCAGGTGAAGCAGAAGGGTCAGTGGGAATATCAGCACCTGTGTCCTTGCTGGAGTGGTTCGACCTTGGCAAAGAGCTGATCCTGGTGCTGGAGAGACCTGTCCCCGCTGTGGACCTCCAAAAATACAAAGCAGAACATGGAAGAACCTTACCAGAGGACAAGGCCAAG GTCATTCTGAAGCAACTAGTTGATGCTGTAAAGGAACTTGAGGATAAACACATCTTTCATCGGGACATCAAGGGAGAAAACATTCTGATTGAGACCGGCTCCGATGTGCCTCGAGTTCGCATCATTGACTTTGGACTGAGCTGCTTTGTTAAACAGCGATCTCTGTATCGCGTCTTCTATG gCACTCCTCTTCACACCCCTCCCGAGTGGTACAGGAGGAGCTGCTACAGGTGTGGACCCACCACGGTGTGGCAAATGGGAGTGGTGTTGTATGAAGCGCTTCATGCACGGCACTTTAGTACCGAGAGGTTCCTCGCAAAGAAACTGAGCATCAAAAAGCGTCTGTCCACAG aaTGCCAGAATTTCTTGGAGGCATGTTTAACTATAGCCCCGGAGAAGCGCCCAACACTGGAGGAGCTCCAGCTTCACCCCTGGCTAagataa
- the LOC143419303 gene encoding uncharacterized protein LOC143419303, with protein sequence MRKTLLLDIKKKNNRELVKFKMEKTVAYRRHEVVRDAPMVEAFMARWPALFDVHEINAEFKRITTIPLQSKFLSQMDLHLDNLVKLFKRRGGQLGQRLKKVVAQMDNCEDVNAGRECVIKGVCIYMGEDPDNLIREYVDMDEDAINEAIEDTTVGIYLLKEQASADEQEDIGVVLEGIRVVKNLDNVAFAVVMLFGLMYALNLAYPADLHYTFEVFQKVFMELDGAKLSNKVLALKNRLFH encoded by the exons ATGCGGAAAACTTTACTCTTGGacataaagaagaagaacaacagaGAGTTGGTGAAATTCAAGATGGAAAAGACTGTTGCCTACAGAAGACATGAAGTTGTTCGTGATGCACCAATGGTAGAGGCTTTCATGGCAAGATGGCCTGCTCTATTTGATGTCCATGAG ATCAATGCTGAGTTTAAAAGAATTACCACAATCCCCCTTCAATCAAAGTTCCTGTCTCAGATGGATCTCCACTTAGACAACCTGGTGAAGCTGttcaaaagaagaggaggacagcTTGGACAAAGACTGAAAAAAGTTGTGGCACAAATGGATAAT TGTGAAGATGTTAATGCTGGACGTGAGTGTGTCATTAAGGGAGTGTGTATCTACATGGGTGAAGATCCTGACAACCTTATCCGGGAGTATGTG GACATGGATGAAGACGCCATCAATGAGGCCATTGAAGACACCACTGTTGGAATTTATCTTCTTAAAGAACAAGCTTCAGCAGATGAACAAGAAGACATTGGAGTTGTCCTTGAAGGCATCAGGGTGGTGAAGAATTTGGATAATGTAGCATTTGCTGTGGTAATGCTATTTGGACTCATGTATGCACTAAACCTTGCCTACCCTGCTGACCTCCACTACACCTTTGAGGTTTTCCAGAAGGTTTTCATGGAACTGGATGGAGCTAAACTCTCCAACAAAGTTCTTGCTCTCAAAAACCGTCTGTTTCACTGA